A single Lolium perenne isolate Kyuss_39 chromosome 6, Kyuss_2.0, whole genome shotgun sequence DNA region contains:
- the LOC127309749 gene encoding probable xyloglucan galactosyltransferase GT19 → MSRRLLFLLIIIASATAATPDPDACAGRRIHIRQLPARFNTDLLRHCDTAFPLADHPSATPSCSSLANHGLGPRTHNRTRSWYRTDARLLEPFFHRRLLDHRCLVDDPDRADAVFLPYYAALDALPFVLEPAMLNFSGVHGVPLAQFLAGDRPRVLARRHGHDHFLVLAGPAWDYSQPPDTDPRLWGSTSLLRRPEFDSFTFLTLESRAWPWQEHAVPHPTSFHPSSLPRLRAWIARARRSRRPTLMLYAGTVSKPSRPNIRGSILAECANRTLDVCNLVDCSGACALDPIRYMRPMLKARFCLQPPGDTPTRRSTFDAIVAGCVPVFFENASARTQYGWHLPPGRYDEFSVTIPKDAVVLGGVQIVETLAAVPEEEVARMRERLLELAPRVVYRRHGSEEMGMDAVDIAVEGALRRIRRRVRALEDGRPEALYSLDDDDQVI, encoded by the coding sequence ATGTCGCGccgtctcctcttcctcctcatcatcatcgcctCCGCCACAGCGGCCACGCCGGACCCGGACGCGTGCGCCGGCCGCCGCATCCACATCCGCCAGCTCCCAGCCCGCTTCAACACCGACCTCCTCCGGCACTGCGACACCGCCTTCCCGCTGGCCGACCACCCCTCCGCCACTCCCTCCTGCTCCTCGCTCGCCAACCACGGCCTCGGCCCGCGCACCCACAACCGCACCCGGTCATGGTACCGCACTGACGCGCGCCTCCTCGAGCCCTTCTTCCACCGCCGCCTCCTTGATCACCGCTGCCTCGTCGACGACCCTGACCGCGCCGATGCCGTCTTCCTCCCCTACTACGCCGCGCTGGACGCGCTCCCCTTCGTCCTCGAGCCCGCCATGCTCAACTTCTCCGGCGTCCACGGCGTGCCCCTCGCGCAGTTCCTGGCCGGCGACCGCCCGCGCGTCCTCGCGCGCCGACACGGGCACGACCACTTCCTCGTCCTCGCCGGCCCCGCCTGGGACTACTCGCAGCCGCCGGACACCGACCCGAGGCTCTGGGGCAGCACCTCCCTGCTCCGCCGCCCGGAGTTCGACAGCTTCACCTTCCTCACCCTCGAGTCCCGCGCGTGGCCGTGGCAGGAGCACGCCGTGCCGCACCCGACGTCCTTCCACCCGTCCTCCCTCCCGCGTCTCCGCGCCTGGATCGCCCGCGCGCGCCGCTCCCGCCGCCCGACGCTGATGCTCTACGCCGGGACCGTGTCCAAGCCGTCCCGGCCCAACATCCGCGGCTCCATCCTCGCCGAGTGCGCCAACCGCACCCTCGACGTCTGCAACCTTGTGGACTGCTCCGGCGCGTGCGCGCTCGACCCGATCCGCTACATGCGGCCCATGCTCAAGGCTAGGTTCTGCCTCCAGCCGCCGGGGGACACGCCGACGCGGCGGTCCACGTTCGACGCGATCGTGGCCGGGTGCGTGCCGGTGTTCTTCGAGAACGCGTCGGCGAGGACGCAGTACGGGTGGCACCTGCCCCCGGGGAGGTACGACGAGTTCTCGGTCACCATACCCAAGGACGCGGTGGTGCTGGGCGGAGTGCAGATCGTGGAGACCCTGGCGGCCgtgccggaggaggaggtggcgaGGATGCGGGAACGGTTGCTGGAGCTGGCACCCAGGGTGGTTTACCGGCGGCACGGCAGCGAGGAGATGGGCATGGACGCGGTGGACATCGCCGTGGAGGGCGCGCTGCGAAGGATACGGAGGCGGGTGCGCGCGCTGGAGGACGGCCGGCCGGAGGCCTTGTACTCGCTGGACGACGACGACCAAGTGATCTAG